From one Streptomyces sp. CA-210063 genomic stretch:
- a CDS encoding SDR family oxidoreductase, translated as MDLGLKDRVYIVTGATRGLGNAVAKELVADGAKVVVTGREEESVGAAAAALGANAVGVAADNADPEAAGRLIAAAREHFGGFDGILISVGGPAPGFVADNTDEQWTAAFESVFLGAVRLARVSAEELGEGGVIGFVLSGSVHEPIPGLTISNGLRPGLAGFAKSLSDELGPRGIRVVGLLPARIDTDRVRELDGMSADPGATRAAHESRIPLRRYGRPEEFGRTGAFLLSPAASYLTGIMVPVDGGMRHGF; from the coding sequence ATGGATCTTGGGCTGAAGGACCGTGTCTACATCGTCACCGGGGCGACCCGCGGACTGGGCAACGCGGTTGCGAAGGAACTCGTCGCCGATGGCGCGAAGGTGGTCGTCACGGGCCGCGAGGAGGAGAGCGTGGGTGCGGCGGCGGCCGCGCTCGGGGCGAACGCGGTGGGGGTCGCCGCCGACAACGCCGACCCGGAGGCCGCCGGGCGGCTGATCGCCGCCGCCCGTGAGCACTTCGGAGGGTTCGACGGCATCCTCATCAGCGTGGGCGGGCCGGCCCCGGGGTTCGTCGCGGACAACACGGACGAGCAGTGGACCGCCGCGTTCGAGTCGGTGTTCCTGGGGGCGGTTCGCCTGGCGCGGGTCTCCGCCGAAGAACTCGGTGAGGGCGGTGTCATCGGGTTCGTGCTGTCCGGGTCCGTGCACGAGCCGATTCCGGGGCTGACCATCTCCAACGGGCTGCGGCCGGGGCTGGCCGGGTTCGCCAAGTCGCTGTCCGACGAGTTGGGGCCGCGGGGGATTCGGGTCGTGGGTCTGCTTCCGGCTCGTATCGACACGGATCGGGTGCGTGAGCTGGACGGGATGTCGGCGGATCCGGGGGCGACCCGGGCGGCGCACGAGTCGCGGATTCCGTTGCGGCGGTACGGGCGGCCGGAGGAGTTCGGGCGTACGGGGGCGTTCCTGCTGTCTCCGGCCGCGTCGTATCTGACGGGGATCATGGTGCCGGTCGATGGTGGGATGCGGCACGGGTTCTGA
- a CDS encoding EF-hand domain-containing protein, producing MNETAAKRLVFAMLDADGDGIISKDEYFARAERVTLATGRTHDDPLVVAARGAGERAWASMDADGDGGVTFDEYAAWAGADAFDTVCEPVLGALFDLVDTDKDGALDLPEFTTLRTALGNPVSNIKSAFAALDTDGDGHISRDDYLASVRAHITGDASPMGEALYDAES from the coding sequence GTGAACGAAACCGCCGCCAAGCGACTCGTCTTCGCCATGCTGGATGCCGACGGAGACGGGATCATCTCGAAGGACGAATACTTCGCACGGGCCGAGCGTGTGACCCTGGCGACGGGACGCACTCACGACGATCCCCTTGTCGTCGCCGCACGCGGGGCCGGTGAGCGAGCGTGGGCATCGATGGACGCGGACGGCGACGGAGGGGTGACCTTCGACGAGTACGCGGCCTGGGCCGGTGCCGACGCGTTCGACACCGTCTGCGAGCCTGTGCTCGGCGCACTGTTCGACCTCGTCGACACCGACAAGGACGGAGCTCTGGACCTCCCGGAATTCACGACACTGCGTACGGCGCTGGGGAACCCGGTCAGCAATATCAAAAGCGCCTTCGCCGCACTGGACACCGACGGCGATGGACACATCAGCCGTGACGACTACCTCGCCTCGGTCCGCGCACACATCACCGGAGATGCCTCACCGATGGGCGAAGCCCTGTACGACGCCGAGTCGTGA
- the amaP gene encoding alkaline shock response membrane anchor protein AmaP: MLRIVNRVLLGLVGLVLVVAGGAVLAVGLGVDPPSWWPHDDQNDVLLSDTERTRWRDAGWWWPTVIAVLALLVLLALWWLTAVLRRHRLAEVLVDTGDGEGALLRGRALEGVLTTEATRSDGVERAHARLTGRRSAPEARVRLLLQPHVNPGDALHTLTTEAVAHAQNSAGLAALPAEVRLRGAKHRAERVS; encoded by the coding sequence ATGCTGAGGATCGTCAACCGGGTGCTCCTCGGACTGGTCGGGCTCGTCCTGGTCGTGGCCGGCGGCGCCGTCCTCGCCGTCGGACTGGGCGTGGACCCACCCTCCTGGTGGCCGCACGACGACCAGAACGATGTGCTGCTCAGCGACACCGAGCGGACCCGATGGCGAGACGCCGGCTGGTGGTGGCCCACCGTCATCGCCGTACTCGCCCTCCTCGTCCTGCTCGCCCTGTGGTGGCTGACCGCCGTCCTGCGCCGCCACCGGCTCGCCGAGGTGCTCGTCGACACCGGCGACGGCGAGGGCGCACTGCTTCGAGGGCGCGCGCTGGAGGGCGTACTGACCACCGAGGCCACCCGGTCGGACGGCGTCGAACGCGCCCACGCCCGCCTGACGGGCCGCCGCAGCGCCCCCGAAGCCCGAGTCCGCCTCCTCCTCCAGCCCCATGTGAACCCGGGCGACGCCCTCCACACCCTGACCACGGAGGCGGTGGCCCACGCCCAGAACTCGGCGGGCCTGGCGGCACTACCGGCGGAGGTAAGACTGCGGGGAGCCAAACACCGTGCGGAAAGGGTGAGCTGA
- a CDS encoding glycoside hydrolase family 15 protein, which translates to MHPHIEDYALIGDHQTAALVSRHGSIDWLCLPRFDSAACFAALLGDEENGHWRMAPRGEGACTRRAYRRDSLVLDTEWETDEGAVRVTDLMPQRDRAPDIVRIVEGLRGRVTMRSTLRLRFDYGSVVPWMRRTDGHRVAVAGPDAVWLRSEPRVRSWSENRATYAEFTVEPGERIAFVFTWHPSHEPRPRLVDPYDSLRSSLHDWQAWAARCRYHGPHRDAVVRSLITLKALTYAPTGGIVAAATTSLPEEIGGVRNWDYRHCWLRDSTLTLGALLSCGYQEEAEAWRDWLLRAAAGDPADLQIMYGLAGERRIPEYELPWLSGYEGSRPVRVGNDAVRQLQLDVYGEVLDSLFVSRHSGLPDKPDMWRMQCALIEYLRSAWRKPDEGLWEVRGPRRHFTHSKVMTWVAADRTIRTLEDDPKLTGGDLDGWRALRDEIHREVCARGYDAERNTFTQSYGSRELDAALLLIPRMGFLPPDDPRVVGTVDAIREELSHEGLVRRYSTDHLTARAASVDGLPGGEGTFLVCSFWLADALHLTGRTQEARELFERLMGLVNDVGLLAEEYDPVAGRQLGNFPQAFSHVGLVGTALALFDGEEAG; encoded by the coding sequence GTGCACCCCCACATCGAGGACTACGCGCTGATCGGCGATCACCAGACGGCCGCACTGGTGAGCCGCCACGGTTCCATCGACTGGCTCTGTCTGCCCCGGTTCGACTCGGCCGCGTGCTTCGCCGCGCTGCTCGGCGACGAGGAGAACGGGCACTGGCGGATGGCGCCCAGAGGAGAGGGGGCCTGCACGCGGCGGGCGTACCGGCGGGACTCACTCGTGCTGGACACCGAGTGGGAGACGGACGAGGGCGCGGTGCGGGTGACGGATCTGATGCCGCAGCGCGACCGCGCGCCCGACATCGTACGCATCGTCGAAGGCCTGCGCGGCCGGGTGACCATGCGCAGCACACTGCGTCTCCGCTTCGACTACGGCTCGGTCGTGCCGTGGATGCGCAGGACGGACGGCCACCGCGTGGCGGTCGCGGGCCCGGACGCGGTGTGGCTGCGCAGCGAACCCCGGGTGCGGTCGTGGAGCGAGAACCGGGCCACCTACGCGGAGTTCACGGTCGAACCGGGTGAGCGGATCGCGTTCGTGTTCACCTGGCACCCCTCGCACGAACCCCGCCCCCGCCTCGTCGACCCGTACGACTCGCTGCGGTCGAGCCTCCACGACTGGCAGGCCTGGGCGGCGCGCTGCCGGTACCACGGCCCGCACCGGGACGCCGTGGTCCGCTCCCTGATCACCCTCAAGGCCCTCACCTACGCCCCGACCGGCGGCATCGTCGCGGCCGCCACCACCTCCCTCCCCGAGGAGATCGGCGGCGTCCGCAACTGGGACTACCGCCACTGCTGGCTGCGCGACTCCACGCTCACCCTCGGCGCGCTGCTGTCCTGCGGCTACCAGGAGGAGGCCGAGGCCTGGCGTGACTGGCTGCTGCGCGCGGCCGCGGGCGACCCGGCCGACCTGCAGATCATGTACGGACTGGCCGGTGAGCGACGCATCCCCGAGTACGAACTGCCGTGGCTGTCCGGCTACGAGGGCTCGCGCCCGGTCCGGGTCGGCAACGACGCCGTACGGCAGTTGCAGCTGGACGTGTACGGCGAGGTCCTCGACTCCCTGTTCGTGTCCCGGCATTCGGGTCTGCCGGACAAGCCGGACATGTGGCGGATGCAGTGCGCGCTGATCGAGTATCTGCGGTCGGCCTGGCGGAAGCCGGACGAAGGACTGTGGGAGGTGCGCGGGCCGCGCCGGCATTTCACCCACTCCAAGGTGATGACCTGGGTCGCCGCCGACCGGACCATCCGCACGCTGGAGGACGACCCGAAGCTGACCGGCGGCGACCTCGACGGCTGGCGCGCCCTGCGCGACGAGATCCACCGCGAGGTCTGCGCACGCGGCTACGACGCCGAACGCAACACCTTCACCCAGTCCTACGGCTCCCGTGAACTCGACGCCGCGCTGCTGCTCATCCCCCGCATGGGCTTCCTGCCGCCGGACGACCCCCGCGTCGTCGGCACGGTCGACGCGATCCGCGAGGAGCTGAGCCACGAGGGGCTCGTGCGCCGCTACAGCACCGACCACCTCACGGCCAGGGCCGCCTCCGTCGACGGGCTGCCGGGCGGCGAGGGCACGTTCCTCGTCTGCTCGTTCTGGCTGGCGGACGCGCTGCACCTGACCGGCCGCACGCAGGAGGCCCGCGAGCTGTTCGAACGGCTGATGGGGCTGGTCAACGATGTGGGGCTGCTCGCGGAGGAGTACGACCCCGTCGCGGGCCGGCAGCTCGGGAACTTCCCGCAGGCGTTCAGCCATGTCGGTCTCGTGGGTACCGCCCTCGCCCTCTTCGACGGGGAGGAGGCAGGATAG
- a CDS encoding SigE family RNA polymerase sigma factor, giving the protein MRVPGRQTASAPAAAEPLGQVPAPAAEPLVPNPALPPGALGDPADLEREAGVARLFELHYSPMLRLAVLLGADDPENVVAEAYYQIYRKWRRLRDAAAAEAYLRSTVCNLTRMRIRHLQVARKHVETPPDEPVASAESTALLHDDQRVLIGALQQLPARQREALVLRHWLGLKESEIAAAMGISCGSVKTHTARGLAALTQAMEARR; this is encoded by the coding sequence ATGCGTGTGCCCGGCCGGCAGACGGCTTCGGCTCCGGCCGCCGCCGAGCCGCTGGGCCAGGTGCCGGCTCCGGCCGCCGAGCCGCTGGTGCCGAACCCCGCGCTGCCGCCGGGCGCCCTCGGCGATCCCGCCGACCTGGAGCGTGAGGCCGGTGTCGCCCGGTTGTTCGAGCTGCACTACTCCCCGATGCTGCGGCTCGCGGTGCTGCTGGGCGCCGACGACCCCGAGAACGTGGTGGCCGAGGCGTACTACCAGATCTACCGCAAGTGGCGGCGCCTACGGGACGCCGCGGCGGCGGAGGCGTACCTGCGTTCGACGGTCTGCAATCTGACCCGGATGCGGATACGGCACCTCCAGGTCGCCCGCAAGCATGTGGAGACGCCGCCGGACGAGCCGGTCGCGTCCGCCGAGAGCACGGCCCTGCTCCACGACGACCAACGGGTGCTGATCGGCGCGCTCCAGCAACTGCCCGCCCGGCAGCGGGAGGCGCTGGTGCTGCGCCACTGGCTCGGGCTGAAGGAGAGTGAGATCGCGGCCGCGATGGGCATCTCCTGCGGCTCGGTCAAGACCCACACCGCACGCGGCCTCGCCGCCCTGACCCAGGCGATGGAGGCCCGGCGATGA
- a CDS encoding cobalamin-independent methionine synthase II family protein produces MGIPTEPIGSIPRPCELLAAVADHAAGRIGDDELATAQDRAVRETILRLEEIGSPVVTDGEQSKPGFATYPLAGLDRLAPDGVVIPFADGHQRQLPRLTAGPLRYAVHADRYLRAARRHATVPVKQAVIAPSALSLLYPPEGIDGYPREAFLDDLTAGAEADIRGCLDAGAHIVQLDFTEARLALKLDPSGGLLEQFVALNNRVLERFSAAEQARIGVHTCPGGDQDSTHSLDVGYAALLPRLLRLKAGTFYLQLASEPEPDKVLGVLADHLPDHTRVFIGVTDPIDPRVETPEEVRDRVLAAARHVPVDRLGTCDDCGFSPFADDTSTSRDTAFAKIRARIEGTALAARELTG; encoded by the coding sequence GTGGGGATCCCCACGGAACCCATCGGCAGCATTCCCCGCCCCTGCGAACTCCTCGCGGCCGTGGCGGACCATGCCGCCGGCCGGATCGGCGACGACGAACTCGCCACCGCCCAGGACCGGGCGGTCCGCGAGACCATCCTCCGCCTGGAGGAGATCGGCTCGCCGGTCGTCACCGACGGCGAACAGTCCAAGCCCGGCTTCGCCACCTACCCGCTCGCCGGACTGGACCGGCTGGCACCCGACGGCGTCGTCATCCCCTTCGCCGACGGGCACCAGCGGCAACTTCCCCGCCTGACGGCGGGACCGCTGCGCTACGCGGTGCACGCCGACCGTTATCTGCGGGCGGCCCGCCGGCACGCGACCGTCCCGGTCAAGCAGGCCGTCATCGCCCCTTCGGCGCTCAGCCTGCTGTACCCGCCGGAAGGGATCGACGGCTATCCCCGTGAGGCCTTCCTCGACGATCTCACCGCCGGAGCCGAGGCCGACATCCGCGGCTGCCTGGACGCCGGCGCGCACATCGTCCAGCTCGACTTCACCGAGGCCCGCCTCGCGCTGAAACTGGACCCGTCAGGGGGACTGCTGGAGCAGTTCGTCGCGCTCAACAACCGTGTCCTGGAGCGCTTCTCGGCCGCCGAGCAGGCCAGGATCGGCGTGCACACCTGCCCGGGTGGCGACCAGGACTCCACCCACAGCCTCGACGTGGGCTACGCGGCCCTGCTGCCCAGGTTGCTGCGGCTCAAGGCCGGGACCTTCTACCTCCAGCTGGCCAGTGAGCCGGAACCGGACAAGGTTCTCGGCGTCCTCGCCGACCATCTGCCCGACCACACCCGGGTGTTCATCGGAGTCACCGACCCGATCGACCCGCGCGTCGAGACCCCTGAGGAGGTCCGCGACCGGGTTCTGGCCGCCGCCCGACATGTGCCCGTCGACCGCCTGGGCACCTGCGACGACTGCGGCTTCTCACCCTTCGCCGACGACACCTCCACCTCCCGCGACACCGCCTTCGCCAAGATCCGCGCCCGGATCGAGGGCACCGCCCTGGCGGCCCGGGAGCTGACTGGCTGA